From the genome of Primulina eburnea isolate SZY01 chromosome 12, ASM2296580v1, whole genome shotgun sequence, one region includes:
- the LOC140807412 gene encoding uncharacterized protein encodes MVKCLCVSNFALSCGWKRDLCPPQSLFKWDFGQNRSQKADPKYYDEIDLPFPTSLVSKTFLKGKELKCCYKATIDGFSATDFHNKCDFKGPCVIIAHTDKSFKFGAFNPEGYRSTDDYYDTFDAFLFYWIEDRLFILPKVGGSGAALFDYARGGPQFGADGLLMGPPLAPVMGGFAGPDTNSGVGDLRQAKSRLGLSYAKRHDGKESLFGDESKAILQEVLLFCSPQIASLY; translated from the exons ATGGTGAAATGCCTTTGTGTGTCAAATTTTGCACTTTCATGTGGTTGGAAGAGAGATTTATGTCCCCCACAGAGCTTATTCAAATGGGATTTTGGCCAAAACAGAAGCCAAAAGGCTGACCCGAAATATTACGATGAAATCGATCTTCCTTTCCCAACTTCACTCGTCTCCAAAACATTCTTGAAAG GCAAGGAACTAAAATGCTGCTACAAGGCAACGATTGACGGATTCAGTGCCACTGATTTTCACAACAAATGTGACTTCAAAGGGCCTTGTGTCATCATTGCCCACACGGACAAATCCTTCAAATTTGGAGCCTTTAACCCCGAAGGCTACAGGAGCACAGATGACTACTACGACACTTTCGACGCCTTTCTCTTTTACTGGATTGAAGACCGGCTGTTCATCTTGCCTAAAGTTGGTGGTAGCGGTGCAGCCTTATTCGACTATGCACGAGGCGGTCCACAATTCGGGGCCGATGGGTTGCTCATGGGGCCACCTCTAGCTCCGGTGATGGGAGGGTTTGCCGGGCCGGATACGAACTCGGGTGTCGGGGATTTGAGGCAGGCTAAATCTAGGTTGGGGCTGTCTTATGCTAAGAGGCACGATGGGAAGGAATCATTGTTTGGTGATGAGTCTAAGGCAATTCTTCAAGAAGTATTGTTGTTTTGTAGCCCTCAAATTGCCAGTTTGTACTGA
- the LOC140808086 gene encoding uncharacterized protein isoform X1 encodes MHAIKGGWVGQAFALATSNDSGRKKSRIRRSKEERKDMVESYIKKYQKSNNGNFPSLNLTHKEVGGSFYTVREIVREIIQENRVLAPPKVLVDDYDYSVFIEQHPLGSLSIEPKTDSSVFANAVNGSEPCEKNQEFDSVVIDAVPVHHQAYSEESTLPSGHKIGGPGSQRHGSEQYVNSDDEGVNGEKFKEFRQRTYTESVVMSIPDGQKERDKVETYQVITSHKRSNVVVETFPLRPIFPTIHDMDVETWQDKEIQQEKLQSMESSNSLVIENDMKKNQDLELEQNHVYGEEKVELNLQIPSLEGPNSSEVGTGGLNVVEVKNVESKGSMPDGTKDVDSTESFITKDSTSIKRKSGDCENTSLQTASDLILDRIDSETQEDESERPVRPENYDVLAFIKTFISAFLRFWTE; translated from the exons ATGCATGCAATTAAAGGTGGCTGGGTTGGGCAGGCATTTGCCCTTGCTACGAGCAATGACTCGGGGAGAAAGAAGTCTCGGATTAGGCGCTCCAAAGAAGAGCGAAAGGATATGGTTGAATCTTACATAAAGAA GTATCAAAAATCGAATAACGGGAATTTTCCTTCACTCAATCTTACGCACAAAGAAGTTGGTGGCTCTTTCTATACTGTTCGAGAAATCGTTCGGGAGATTATTCAAGAGAATAGAGTATTAGCTCCACCTAAAGTGCTTGTGGATGATTATGATTATTCTGTTTTTATCGAACAACACCCACTAGGATCTTTATCTATCGAACCTAAAACCGATTCGTCAGTATTTGCAAATGCTGTTAATGGGAGTGAGCCCTGTgaaaaaaatcaagaatttGATTCCGTTGTGATTGATGCCGTTCCCGTTCATCATCAAGCCTATAGTGAAGAGAGTACTCTCCCATCTGGCCATAAAATTGGCGGACCGGGAAGTCAGAGGCATGGTAGCGAGCAATATGTTAATAGCGATGATGAGGGAGTCAACGGAGAAAAATTCAAAGAGTTCAGACAGCGAACATATACCGAGTCAGTAGTTATGTCGATTCCGGATGGACAGAAAGAGAGAGACAAAGTAGAAACATATCAAGTCATAACATCTCATAAGAGGTCTAATGTTGTAGTGGAGACGTTTCCACTAAGGCCTATTTTTCCAACAATTCATGATATGGATGTAGAAACATGGCAAGATAAAGAAATACAGCAAGAGAAATTGCAATCCATGGAAAGTTCGAATTCTCTGGTTATTGAGAACGATATGAAAAAGAATCAAGATTTGGAATTGGAACAGAATCATGTATATGGGGAGGAGAAAGTGGAGCTAAATCTCCAAATCCCTTCTTTGGAAGGTCCAAATTCATCAGAAGTGGGAACTGGTGGGCTTAATGTGGTTGAAGTCAAGAATGTCGAATCCAAGGGCTCAATGCCTGATGGGACTAAG GATGTTGATTCCACTGAAAGCTTCATTACCAAAGACTCAACATCGATCAAAAGAAAGTCAGGTGATTGCGAAAATACCAGTTTACAGACTGCAAGTGACCTGATTCTGGATAGAATCGATAG
- the LOC140808086 gene encoding uncharacterized protein isoform X2, with translation MRYQKSNNGNFPSLNLTHKEVGGSFYTVREIVREIIQENRVLAPPKVLVDDYDYSVFIEQHPLGSLSIEPKTDSSVFANAVNGSEPCEKNQEFDSVVIDAVPVHHQAYSEESTLPSGHKIGGPGSQRHGSEQYVNSDDEGVNGEKFKEFRQRTYTESVVMSIPDGQKERDKVETYQVITSHKRSNVVVETFPLRPIFPTIHDMDVETWQDKEIQQEKLQSMESSNSLVIENDMKKNQDLELEQNHVYGEEKVELNLQIPSLEGPNSSEVGTGGLNVVEVKNVESKGSMPDGTKDVDSTESFITKDSTSIKRKSGDCENTSLQTASDLILDRIDSETQEDESERPVRPENYDVLAFIKTFISAFLRFWTE, from the exons ATGAG GTATCAAAAATCGAATAACGGGAATTTTCCTTCACTCAATCTTACGCACAAAGAAGTTGGTGGCTCTTTCTATACTGTTCGAGAAATCGTTCGGGAGATTATTCAAGAGAATAGAGTATTAGCTCCACCTAAAGTGCTTGTGGATGATTATGATTATTCTGTTTTTATCGAACAACACCCACTAGGATCTTTATCTATCGAACCTAAAACCGATTCGTCAGTATTTGCAAATGCTGTTAATGGGAGTGAGCCCTGTgaaaaaaatcaagaatttGATTCCGTTGTGATTGATGCCGTTCCCGTTCATCATCAAGCCTATAGTGAAGAGAGTACTCTCCCATCTGGCCATAAAATTGGCGGACCGGGAAGTCAGAGGCATGGTAGCGAGCAATATGTTAATAGCGATGATGAGGGAGTCAACGGAGAAAAATTCAAAGAGTTCAGACAGCGAACATATACCGAGTCAGTAGTTATGTCGATTCCGGATGGACAGAAAGAGAGAGACAAAGTAGAAACATATCAAGTCATAACATCTCATAAGAGGTCTAATGTTGTAGTGGAGACGTTTCCACTAAGGCCTATTTTTCCAACAATTCATGATATGGATGTAGAAACATGGCAAGATAAAGAAATACAGCAAGAGAAATTGCAATCCATGGAAAGTTCGAATTCTCTGGTTATTGAGAACGATATGAAAAAGAATCAAGATTTGGAATTGGAACAGAATCATGTATATGGGGAGGAGAAAGTGGAGCTAAATCTCCAAATCCCTTCTTTGGAAGGTCCAAATTCATCAGAAGTGGGAACTGGTGGGCTTAATGTGGTTGAAGTCAAGAATGTCGAATCCAAGGGCTCAATGCCTGATGGGACTAAG GATGTTGATTCCACTGAAAGCTTCATTACCAAAGACTCAACATCGATCAAAAGAAAGTCAGGTGATTGCGAAAATACCAGTTTACAGACTGCAAGTGACCTGATTCTGGATAGAATCGATAG